A region from the Gossypium hirsutum isolate 1008001.06 chromosome A08, Gossypium_hirsutum_v2.1, whole genome shotgun sequence genome encodes:
- the LOC107951903 gene encoding uncharacterized protein, with amino-acid sequence MEMKMIDTASGRALVNMTPQRARELISTIAANSQQYRPPMEPTKRIHELSTPSITNNIDELNNVVKNMLARKTNPAQFYGTYAKLDHPTDSYSILLEDTTAQVDVIGNFQEPPQRRYDLYLNMYNAGWRDHPNLIYGSNPQYNQKYQSRPPLPQQYQPPKSSLETIIEFLFVSTEKFQQKTKVHLQEMDHQISKLALTFRRLENPGKLPSQTELNQCPNASAVTVKDRKESKLVLSMSRDHDVEHEVEPAAPTGPVPHKPFVVPPLYPGRFAQVKKEQEEKEILKTFQKVEINIPYT; translated from the coding sequence atggaaatgaagatgattgaTACTGCTAGTGGAAGGGCTCTTGTAAACATGACTCCCCAAAGAGCTAGGGAATTAATTTCGACCATAGCTGCAAATTCTCAACAGTATCGACCACCTATGGAACCTACGAAAAGGATTCATGAGCTAAGTACTCCGTCcataacaaataatattgatGAACTTAATAATGTGGTTAAAAATATGCTTGCAAGAAAGACGAACCCAGCTCAATTCTATGGGACTTATGCTAAGCTTGATCATCCTACAGACTCGTACTCGATTTTACTTGAGGATACAACTGCACAAGTAGATGTCATTGGGAACTTCCAAGAGCCACCTCAAAGACGTTATGATCTATATTTGAACATGTACAATGCAGGGTGGAGGGACCACCCAAATCTAATCTATGGATCGAACCCTCAATACAATCAAAAATATCAATCAAGACCACCCCTACCTCAACAATACCAACCTCCAAAGTCATCTCTCGAAACCATAATAGAATTCTTATTCGTTAGCACTGAAAAGTTCCAACAAAAGACTAAAGTGCATCTCCAAGAAATGGATCATCAAATAAGTAAGTTAGCTCTTACATTTAGACGTTTGGAAAACCCAGGAAAATTACCATCTCAAACTGAGCTGAATCAATGTCCAAATGCAAGTGCTGTGACCGTAAAGGATAGGAAAGAGTCAAAACTAGTGCTTAGCATGAGTCGTGACCACGATGTTGAACACGAAGTTGAACCAGCAGCTCCCACTGGACCAGTGCCTCATAAACCATTTGTTGTACCTCCTCTATACCCTGGAAGGTTCGCCCAAGTTAAAAAGGAAcaagaggaaaaagaaatcctTAAGACATTCCAAAAGGTGGAAATTAATATTCCTTATACTTGA